The genomic window GATGGTATCGCATGCCTACATTGTAACCTGAGCGACGATTTTCGACGCTCGTTGGCACAATTCGGCTGCTTGATCCGGTTGGCCGGCTTCGGCGATCAGTCGCACAATCGGTTCGGTGTTGCTGCCGCGAACCAGCAGCCAAGCGTCGTCCCAAGCGATTCGCAGGCCATCCTGGCGATCTTGTTGGCCATCGTTCATGTCACCGGCGATGGCGTCCAAGACTTGGGGTAGTTTATCGTTGGCAACGGTTGCAGTGGTTTTATGGATTGCATAGCGAGGCATGGCGTCGGCCAGTTGCGCCAGGGTTCTTTCGCTGGACTGCATCAGGTCCAAAATCTGCGCCATGCCGACAAAACTGTCACGCACGTATCCCACGCGAGGATCGATTGGACCGCCGTTGCCTTCGCCCCCGTACGCGGCCCCTTTGGCGATCATTAAATCCGCCACATTGGCTTCGCCCACGGCACTGCGGTAGACCTCCACGCCGGCTTGTTTGCCTAGGTGTTCGGACATCGCACTCGAGGCGCAGTTGATCACCATTGCCCCGGTGGTTTCGGCGTGCTGTAGGGCTCGTTGGACACACAGCGCCAGAGTGAATTCTTCACCGATGTATCGTCCGTCGGCGTCGATCAGGGCCAGGCGGTCGGCATCTGGATCTTGGCAAAAGCCGACGTCGCAGTTCGCTTCACGCACGCGTGCGGCGATGTCCTGCAGGTTGGCGGCGGTGGGTTCGGGCGTATGTTCGAACAGGCCGTCGGGGGTTTCGCCGACGGCGACCACGTCACAGCCCAGTTCCGCCAGCAGACGTTTGCCCAGCAATCCGCCGGCCCCGTGGTTGCTGTCCAGCAGAACGCGGAAGTTGCGTTGCCGGATTGCCGCCACGTCGACCGTGTCCAGCACTTTGGCCAGGTGAGGCGTATGAGGATCCGCTTCGGTTTGCAGCGACCCCAGTTGATCGTGCGAGACCCATTGGGGGTCGTCGTTGAAGTAGGCATCACGGATCGTGGCACCTTGTCGAGCGTCCAACACGCGGCCGTCGGCGCCAAATAGTTTGATGCCGTTGTAGGGGGGCGGGTTGTGGCTGGCCGAAATCTGGACGGCACCGGCAGCTTGCAGGTGACGCACCAACACGCCGACGGTCGGTGTGGCGGCCACGTCGGCATCGATCACATCGCGGCCGGCAGCCCGCAGCGCCCCGGTCAAGCAATCCCGCAGCACCGGTCCGGTGGCACGGCCGTCGCGGGCGACAATGATTTTCCCGGCCGGCGCGTTCGCGGAAAAAGCCGCGGCATAGCGAGCCACGACCAGCGGGTCCAGGGTTTCGCCGACGATGCCTCGCAAGCCGCTGACGCTAATGATCAATTTCGACATAGTTTTTTACATGAAGATTAGAGGATTCGATCGCTTGAAATGGCGTCTCAATCCTACTGCTCTGATGCATCGCGGACGACCCGCCGAGTTTCGCAACCGTCTGAATTACTTTAGAATCGCCCCGGCGGGATCGACCCGCTGACGCCCCCATCCGCCGGCCCATTGAAGCAAAGCATTTTCCATGACCAGTGCTGAACGTGCTGAATCCTCGCTCGACCTTTCCGACGCACTTCAGCAGCTCGACCAAGCCGCCCGCGACGGTGCCATCAGCGCCACGGCGCTCGAAAATGTCAAGCTGTGGCTGACCGAGTCGAGGTATGCCGAGTATCGCGATCCGATCCTGCAGCATATCGCGGAAGAAAAATGGCAGACGCTGGACGACGTGTTCTGGACGGTGATCCCCTTTGGCACCGGGGGCCGACGTGGCCGGATGTATCCGTTTGGCTCCAACGCCATCAATCGCCGCACGATCGGCGAAAGTGCTCAGGGGTTGGCCAATTACGTCAAACAGCAAACGCCCGGTGGCAGCGAACTGTCCTGTGCGATCGCCTACGACACCCGGCACCGCTCACGCGAGTTTGCTGAGTTATGTGCGGGCATCATGGTGGCCGCCGGATTTAAAGTCTGTTTCCTGGACGACTATCGCGCTACGCCGCAATTGTCGTTTGCGGTCCGGCAAAAGGCCAGTACCTGCGGAATCATGGTGACGGCCAGCCACAACCCGCCCTCGGACAACGCGGTCAAAGTGTATTGGTCGACCGGTGGGCAGGTATTGCCGCCGCACGACAAACGGATCATCGACGAAGTGATGGCCTGTGACGCGATCGAATCGGTCGATTTTGATACCGCACTGGCCGATGGTCGCATCGAAATCTGCACGGCCGAAGTGGACGAACGCTATTTGGATGCCGCGGTGGATTGTCAGTTGGGCGGCCCGCGCGAGGTGAAGGTGCTGTATTCGCCGCTGCATGGCGTGGGCGCGTTTGCCACCATCCCGCTGCTCGAGCGTGACGGCTTTCACGACGTGGAAGTGTATCAGCCGCATGCCGAACCGAGTGGCGATTTCCCCAACGTTCCCGGTCACGTTTCCAATCCGGAAAACGCGGCCGTGTTTGATGAGCCGATCAAATATGCCAAAGCCAATGGGTTTGACTTGGTGATGGCCACTGATCCCGATGCCGACCGCTTGGGCGTGGCCGCACCGTTGACGACCGATACGGCGGGCGAATGGGCCACGCTGAACGGAAATCAAATCGGAGCCGTGTTGACCGAATACGTGCTGTCGCGTCGGCAGGCCGCCGGCACGCTGTCGTCGCAGCACTATATCGTGACGACATTGGTGACCACGGATCTGACCAATAAAATCGCTCAGCACTACGGCGTCCGCTGTGAGTCGAATCAGTTGGTGGGCTTTAAGTGGATCGCCGGCGTGATCGATCGCGAAGGTGCGGACAAGTTTGTGTTTGGCACCGAAGAGTCGCACGGGTACCTGATCGGCCAGTACGCTCGCGATAAAGACGGCCCAGTGGCTTGTATGCTGATCAGCGAATTGGCCGCTCAGGTGCAAGCGGATGGACTGTCGCTGCATCAATACCTCGACGCGCTGTATCTGCGACACGGCTACCATGCCGAACGCTTGGTCAATGTGTTCATGGAAGGCAGTGAAGGCATGGCGAACATGAAAAAACTGATGGCCGCCTTCCGCGACAATCCGCCCAAGTCGCTCGGCGGCATCCCCGTCTCGCAGGTTCGCGATTATGCGAACAGCAAAATCCTGCCCGTTGGCGGTGGCCAGCCGCAACCGCTCGATGGCCCCGTCGGTGATCTGGTGATCATGGATCTGGCCGAATCGGGTAACTACGTGGCCGTGCGTCCGTCCGGTACCGAGCCCAAAGTGAAGTTCTACATGTTTACCAGTTTGGCGGCCGAGCAGTCGCAGGATCTGGATAAAGCCCGAGCGGAATTGAACAGCCGCATCGACAGCTTGGTCAACGACGTTCAAGCCTTTGCCGATAATCTCTCATAGCGAAGCGATCGATCATGGAGGACGCCAGCCGGGCCGGCAACGCGAGTGAAGGCAAACCCAAACGCGATGATGCGAAGCGGCGTCGGCTGCGCCGTCCCTGGGTG from Roseimaritima ulvae includes these protein-coding regions:
- the glmM gene encoding phosphoglucosamine mutase, with translation MSKLIISVSGLRGIVGETLDPLVVARYAAAFSANAPAGKIIVARDGRATGPVLRDCLTGALRAAGRDVIDADVAATPTVGVLVRHLQAAGAVQISASHNPPPYNGIKLFGADGRVLDARQGATIRDAYFNDDPQWVSHDQLGSLQTEADPHTPHLAKVLDTVDVAAIRQRNFRVLLDSNHGAGGLLGKRLLAELGCDVVAVGETPDGLFEHTPEPTAANLQDIAARVREANCDVGFCQDPDADRLALIDADGRYIGEEFTLALCVQRALQHAETTGAMVINCASSAMSEHLGKQAGVEVYRSAVGEANVADLMIAKGAAYGGEGNGGPIDPRVGYVRDSFVGMAQILDLMQSSERTLAQLADAMPRYAIHKTTATVANDKLPQVLDAIAGDMNDGQQDRQDGLRIAWDDAWLLVRGSNTEPIVRLIAEAGQPDQAAELCQRASKIVAQVTM
- a CDS encoding phospho-sugar mutase; protein product: MTSAERAESSLDLSDALQQLDQAARDGAISATALENVKLWLTESRYAEYRDPILQHIAEEKWQTLDDVFWTVIPFGTGGRRGRMYPFGSNAINRRTIGESAQGLANYVKQQTPGGSELSCAIAYDTRHRSREFAELCAGIMVAAGFKVCFLDDYRATPQLSFAVRQKASTCGIMVTASHNPPSDNAVKVYWSTGGQVLPPHDKRIIDEVMACDAIESVDFDTALADGRIEICTAEVDERYLDAAVDCQLGGPREVKVLYSPLHGVGAFATIPLLERDGFHDVEVYQPHAEPSGDFPNVPGHVSNPENAAVFDEPIKYAKANGFDLVMATDPDADRLGVAAPLTTDTAGEWATLNGNQIGAVLTEYVLSRRQAAGTLSSQHYIVTTLVTTDLTNKIAQHYGVRCESNQLVGFKWIAGVIDREGADKFVFGTEESHGYLIGQYARDKDGPVACMLISELAAQVQADGLSLHQYLDALYLRHGYHAERLVNVFMEGSEGMANMKKLMAAFRDNPPKSLGGIPVSQVRDYANSKILPVGGGQPQPLDGPVGDLVIMDLAESGNYVAVRPSGTEPKVKFYMFTSLAAEQSQDLDKARAELNSRIDSLVNDVQAFADNLS